The genomic segment TACCACGGCGGAGGCCTCTGCGTAGGCGAAGCCGACAGCGAAGAGCTCTCATGCAGGCGGATCGTTCACGACTTCCCAGGCGCGTCTGTCTATTCCGTGGGGTACAGGCTCATGCCGGCCTACCCGGCCTCGACGTGCGTATCTGACTCCCTAGACGCCTTCGCCCACGTCCGCTCGCTCCACCCGTTGGCGACGAAGATCATCCTCCTCGGATCCTCGagcggcggccagctcgccgccaccgtgTCGCAACACGCGCCGCGGGGCAGCTTCCACGGCGTCGTCCTCCGATGTCCCGTGaccagcgacggcggcagctcTCTGGCCTTCGTACCGGAACGTCTCCGGCACGCTTACACCTCCGCATCGCCGGCCTTCGCCACGAGTCTTCTGGGTGTATTTGGGCGCGCCGTACCGAGAGACGGGCTAGAGAGAATgccgctcgaggccggggatGAGGAGCTGCGGGGAATGCCGAGGACGTGGGTTCAGGTGTGTAGCAACGACACGCTGTACTCAGACGGAGTCTGTTATGCGATGGCGTTGAGAGAAGCCGGGATCGAGGTCCGGGTTGAAGTTGTGACGGGGTGGCCGCACACATTTTGGTTGAAGGCGCCCgggttgacgagggcagtCGAGGCGGAAGGCGAGATGGTGGAGGGCTTGAGATGGGTTCTCGAGGGTTAAAGGGGAGGTTGATAGAGGGTGGTCTGATGTTGGAATGGAATTGAAGTCGAAGTACGTCTGACGATCCGAGGCTCAGGAGACCGTGGTGTTGGGGTGGAACTTGAGGCTGAATGACCGGCATCTGTGAGAAAATACGAGATGAACGAGCATGACAACGAGGCCGTTCGAGTTTGACTCTGACAAGAAACAAAGGTCTTTGAAGAAGCAGAACTCAGATCGAAGTAACGGCAATATTACATACACATGTCACTGAGGAGTTTGAGATGAATAAGTGACTCTCCTCGAAAGGGCTGCAAGATTTTGCTAGACTGGACGAGGGATGAGACGTCGTGGTGCTTCTACGATAATGGAGTGGCCGAAACGGTTTCCCTTTGATTCATGACACCTAATTCAAAAGAAGCCCAGACAGAAAAGCAAGATTTGAGATTTGCTTAATACGATCGTCCTGAACCACCATATCAAATCGAGGCGTGTGGACGGACGAATGACAGCATGACCGAACAACCGCTTGCTCATGACCATGCATACTTCAAGCTACATTATAGACTGGCACTGATGGGTGTTTGTGGACTTCCTGttctctcctctcctttTAGGGGAGGGGCCTTTGGTCGTGATTCATAGATTTTGACATGGCTAGGGAGCTGGTCGTGGCTGTCCTGGGACGGATGCCGTGCTAGATGTCTTCATCGAGCTTGAGCAGATCATTGCAATAATGGAGATTCGACTTGGAGGCGGCTATAGGCTAGCATTTGTGCAGCGTCTTGAAGATGAAGCTGTGGCCGGGCCCGCTTCTGCGTCTTGTGAGCTGAGCTTGCCTGCGTCTTGTGGTTCGCACGCTCAGCCCACAAGACCGGACAGTTTCTTTCGTCTTTACAGAGTCCAAGGCCACACAAAGCTGACGAAAGGTGGATTGGATCAATGGCCCGGCCTCATCTTGTAGTCTATGCCGAGAGACTTCCTTGCGAGGTCCATCTGAACTTGCACCGAATGGTAGAGCAGCAGGAAGTAGGGTGGGACTCTGATCTAGACGGCAATATGCGTGCCGCTTTGTCGAGAGTGGCTGGGTTGTAAATTCTGTGCTCGTGGTCGTCAGAAATTACTCAAGAATCCGTTTTTTTTTCGGGAATACTCAACGAAAGGTCCTTTCTTTCCACTGTAGTCTTGTAGTCTCTCTGGATGAGAAAACAAATCGGATGTGAGCTTTGGTTGCCGTCGAATCTTGTGCCTTCTTGTGTGGTGGCAAGGAGATGGGCCAGATGGACGAAGAGACTGTTCGAGGTAATCAGATATGTCTCGTCTGTTCATCAGGGCATAACGGCCTGAAATGGAAacctcctcgagggcgtaGGCCGGATCCAAGCTGCGGTACTTCTCTTCGGTCTCATCACGGTGGATGTTCGCCTACCTAGCCAGCTTTTAAGAGATAATGATAATTAAAGCCGTCTCAATTGACTGTCGCACATTCTCCTTGCTTCAACGCTTGGCCGCGCTGGTGAAATGATTCAAATCGTGAGAAGGCGTCTCCAGTTCAATTTGCTATCGACATGCAGCCTAAGTATCGAATGCATCACTCAAAATAGCAATGCCCATTGATCCATTCATCTAAAACATCTGTTATAGAGTCTCGCGATTGTACCCAAAGTCATGACCTGGTGGCAACCAATCTGGAGCAGTACCGCAGCGTGTGTATCTGCAGCAGAATGCAGACATCATCAGCGCTACCTGGGGCTTCCTCAAGCAGAATCACGAGAAAGGCTGTAATCATTCTCTTCTTTGCGAGAAGCGAAGACTTCTGGATGAAATAGCTGAAAACACTCATTAGGTAGGCTCTAGGTACTTGGGCTGGAGTAATTCTGGCTGTTCCTCAGGTGTTTTCTTGATGCTCCTCTCCGTCCCTTCCTCAACAGCTTCAACCCCCCTCACTTTTCGCTCCTTCCTCAGCTGCTACTTCTCCCATacctcctgcttcttcttttcctaTACTATCTAACCAGTCAGCTAGTACCTGCCACTCACAGAGTGGTAAttttctccctccctctttctaACACTCTAGttcctttcttccttccACCCACTTGCATCATAATAACAGTAACGCCTACCTGAAGACATCAGGTATCACCAAACAAAGTAAGACTTATCAACATACATTTAGTTCACATAAGCTCACAAAGGTATCAAGAATAtacccagcagcagcagaagcagaaagAGCTGCCCATAGCAACAATGGCAGGCGATGCTCGAAGGAAGGGAGGTACCTACAGCACCAATGCCAACACCGTCAGGACTCGTCAAAGCCTCAGTAGCCTTCCACCCAAAAAGAAGGAGCTTAGAAGAACAACTTTCCTGGAGTATCGTTCTCTTCGCACCTGCTGCATCACTCGGTCGAAGAAACCTGATTATATTGGGTCCCATTCGCGTGACGAGAAGCTTGCAATGCTTCGTGAGGCTTGCCAAAACACACTGGCCAATCGGTAATTTTCTCTGTCCCTTCTGTTTCCCATCCCAATTGTCCCTTGAGGACTTACTAGCAAATATTCATGGGATTACAAAGAGCTAATTCCTTTTTTGTTATGGCACAGTCAAAAGAAGGGAACTGAGCTTATGGGCACTAACGTTGATGAGTTCACGGCCCGCTTCCACGACAAGGCCCTTCTCGCCCAAGGAGGCGGTCCAAACTCTGGTCCAGTTCCTGCTGAGtccgatgccgccgatgactcTGATGGGACCGAAATCTCCAGTGCCAACAACCAGGATTTCGATCCCAACACACTTACTGGCCTTCAGATGGCCAACAATGCTCAGATGGCCCAGGTCATGACTGCTCCGTCCCCTCTTGGCTTCAACATAGCCGACAGATTTCAGATGGCTCAGGCCACAGATGCCCCCGGCCCTGCTGGTTTTGCTGGCTTTGCTAGCAACAACGGAGTTATGGCTTCCAACCCTGCGGCCCAGTTCGGCCAGGTCGACTTCGCCAACTACCAGGACGAAAGCCTGTACCCCGCGCCTGCCACCTATCCTAGCCCGGCTGGCGTTGCCATCAACCACGATGGAGGCGTTTACTCCGTACCTGCGAACAATCAGTTCGGTCCGGCCAACTTCGCCAGCTTTTACGACGAAATCTTCCATCCCGCGCTTGCCACTCGGTCTGGTCCGGATGATTTCGTCAACGATGACGAGAGAAGCGTTTACCCCCCGCCTCCGAGTgcgcctccctcgcccggCTTCGCCGACTACCGAGACCCAGGCATGTAAGCCTCGCCTGTGGACCAGTCTGGCCTTAGCGGTCAGCCTGCCTATAAGTAGAGCATGGCCGTTGGGTAGGAGCCCACCAAGCGGCCCCAGGAGACCCCGAACGGCTTTGTCGCGCCGCCTTCCGTTGCTATAGTCTCAACTTTAGCTAGCTATGAGATCAGCTTCGAGCACCGTCTCCGACACAGCGAGATCTTGGCTGAAGTTGGCGGACCAGTACATAAAGGATGAAGCTGGTCAACAGTAACCGAAGTGGATAGAGGGGGGGTAATGGCATAATAAGCAACGACTGTTTACGATAGGCACGAATCAAGAACGTTGGACCGAGAGCTTGAGAGTCCCTGTGACGACTTGTGATGTTGATATGTGATGGAAGAGCGACGTATATTGATACACCGGCACAGACTCGACGTGATGAGGGCATGACAAAGTGTGAGACCTTGAAAACATTGTCAGCTTCGTGGCCGAGCTTCGATTCATGCGCGGGGTGGTCATCCATGAATTGCTAATCCGATCGACTCAGGTCCCATCTTTCATCTCGAGAACGTGGACCCGAGGACCGCGCGCAACTAACCACCCCTCGTGGGCAGACAACAGCGGACGAGAGGCTGGACTGCCCGATCGCGAGGCGTAAATTAGTATTATACTGGAAAGACAGGAAAACGAAACAGGATGATATTTGACAGGCGCGACGGTGATCTGTCAGGTCTGTGCCTCTTTCCGATGCCACTGTCGAGGCACGACCAGCTACCGGCGCCGCAAGAGCAAGGACCTCGCCGTATACAAGCCCCGGCGGGCGCATAGGTGGCAGAACGCGCAGGAAGAAATCCCCCTTTCCCAAGGGCCGCTGTACAATGCACCGACTCGGAGTTTTTGTCCGAGCAAGCGGAAGAAAAGACTGCGGAACAAGAGGATGGACAGGGGGGATCTCAAGAATTCACAGAAAAAAATAAATGAACTTTCAAGCCAACACAAAAAAGCGAAAACGATGCCGAGCTGCGGGCTTCCCAGGGAAGGGATGTCGAATTAAGCTACGAAAACGCCACAGCAGGATCGCTGTCCTCCCCCGTTGCataacccccccccgggGTGGTGGAACTTGACCCAGTTCAGAACCCCTGTTCTCCCACTtcacatcccccccccctgcgaAACCTTTAGGGTCAGCCAATACCTGAAAATCTTCCGCGGGCGCGCGCACACAGGACGGAAAatggagagaaagggggaaaaaaggcCCCCCACACCACTTCGAGCTGAAATCCCAGAGAAGCTCCTCATTCTCTTCTACCAACCCGGCATCATGATCCTCGTCTGCGGCCTATCGAAGCATCCACAAGAGTAGATCACGACTTATTAGCGCCGATGGTTTAGTGGTAAAATTCTCCGTTGCCACCCAGCAGcgtcggggagccgggggtTCGATTCCCCCTCGGCGCATTTCCTTTTGGCGTGGTGCCGTCTCACGGTCTCGTACCTTTTTGTGcgggcgggaggggagggaggggggagtaAGACTgcagccggcgacgacgagcgcgcGCActtcctttcttcctttttttttttttcactTTCCCTTTCCGCCGTTACTACTTTGTTACCGAAACTCCTACTCTTGGTATCATTTATTGTAACTGAAGGACTGGCTGCCCGGCCTATATGAGAGCATGCTGGGACATGGATCGTGACTCGATGGACTTGAGAACAATTAGTtcacgacgatgacgacggccacaTGATGGAATAAACCCTGGTCAGATGTGGACGGCCGGCGTCATCCCTAGAGAATCCCGACGTCGAAGAGAAGGGCGCATACGATGGCGGGAAGCCAACCGGAATGTGGCTAGTGGACCACGCCAGGAgctcgatgtcgtcgatgcccaAAACCCACGCTAGTCACGGGGCGAGCTGCGGTACCTCTAGCATCGAACATCAATCTTGAGGGTTGAGAAAGCGTCGTAGTACAAACTTTGTGGTCTCATGTTCTAGAAAACCCGAGGTTATGTATGAATCTGTTCTAGCATGCTATAAACACTTCAAAAGAGGTATCGTGAGAATCATGGGCCCAGGCAAGATGCAGACCCATAAACCAATTAAAGAGACACGAAAAACGCCAAAAGTGCTCTGCAGGAACCCAACCAAAGATGCCAATGAAGAGGGAAAACCAGGAGATGCTACCGTCAAAGAGCCGCTGGGAGATGGTTGAACAACATATGCGACGCTGTTGAAATGCAAGAAAGGGCCCGTATGCCGCACAAAATAAAATGCTTCCGCGTCCGACGCCAGCATCATGCAAGAGAAACCCCCCCCACCCAAAAAAGAAAGGATTTATCCAAATGACAAAACCCGCTCACAGCTTCTCCATAAAGTTCTTCCTCACGGTCCACATGCGCGCCCGCTTGCCGTACATGTACATCgggatggagaagaagagaaaaatgAGCTGGATGACGCCGAGCCAGATAAAGACGGTCTTGggcccgtcgtcgctgagCCAGTGCGTGACGAAGAGACTGAAGACCAGCCCGTGGAAGATGTTCTTGCTGAAGTTGAGCGTGACGAGCGCCTCCCCGGCGTACTGCCGGTAGCTGTCCACGCAGAACGTGatggacgtcgtcgaccccaGCGTGCAGCCGAACGAGAtgaggccgaagaagacggtcgGCACAATCCAGTGGTCCCGCTCCTCGGCCGACCAGCCGAAGCCCATGAGGCCGAtgacggtggtgatggcgacgggCGCGGCCATGACGAGGCGGAACTCGGGCTCGTACAggccgccgttgcggcgGGCCATGCTCTTGACGATGATGTCGCTGACCTTGCCGGCGACAGCGGTaccgaggatgccgccgacgaagggAGAGAGGTATACAAGGCCCGTTTGCAGGGCGTCAAAGTTGTATGACTCGCGGTTGCGATAGATGAGGGCCACTGACTCGGACACAACAATCAGCCAGCCGACCGACAGGGCGTACACGACCGAGGACCAGAGCACCGCCGGGTAGGCGAAGAGGACAAAGGGCCGGAGCATGACTTTGAACCATCTGTCGTGGTTGAGCCGGCCGTTCCAGGGCTTCAGCTGCTCCGTGAAGGACTTTGCGGGCTGGTGCCGGAGCGTGTGGGTGTAGGCGAGGGCCTTTGGCGGCGAGTTGACGTCCGAGGAGCGCGTGGGGAGCTTCTCGCTCTCGATGGCCGGGGCCTTGGCGAAGTATTCCGACCCCGACGTAGGGGTGCCGGAGGTGCCAGAGGTTCGGATGGCGGGTGCCGGGTTGGGCGAGTCGGAGGCGCTACCTGCCTGTttctcgatgtcgtcgttgCCCCGGGCGCCTTGGTCGGGGTCGGGAGCAAACCCGACGTGCAGGTCCTTGTGATGGTGCGGTGACTGGGGGACATTGTCGGCGGGGGCTGCGTTGACATCCGCAGGCACTTGAGGAACTTGGTGGCGCGATGACTGCCTCCGCCCGAAGCTCGGTCGTCGAGATGGCTTCCGCGATTTGGGGAGGGGCGTCCGGTCCCAAAAGGTCTCGGgcacgaagaagaagaggagcaCGCCGCAGAGGGCGACAATCATTGCAACGACCCTGAAAGCATGTAAGTCATGTGTTATAAGAGGGGGGGCGGGTTCAGAGATGCGTCGACGTACCAAAAAACCCATCGCCATCCCAAGGCTTGTATGACGACGGCACTAATGAGCGGAACCAGGTTCTTACCACCGAGCAGCAGTAATGTGTAAATGCCGATGCGGAACGCACGCTCGTGAAGAAAGAAGATCTCGGCAATGGTGGCCGACGGAAGACACTCGACCGGGCTCACAGAGATGCCCTGAAAGATTCTGGCCAGGATGAGAGACGTGAAGTTGGGCGACAGGGCGGCCCATACGGAACtggcgatgaagatgatggcgctAAACAGGTAGACTGGTCTCTTTCCGTACAGgatggccgtcggcgagaaGATGACCGAGCCGAGACCCATGCCCATCATGTACAAGCCTGTGGTCAGGGAAACAGTTTCCGTCTCGATGTGGTAGTCCTCAGCCACGTTGGTGAAGCCGGCAGCGAGCAAGGGGGTCATTCCTCCGCCGACCATGCAGTAGAAGCCGAGAGACAGCAGGGCGCAGTCGCGTCGCCAGGCGGGCCAGTTGAGAGGGTCGTTGGCCGACTCTTCCGGTTGGGGGTTGAGGATAATTCCGTCCTTGGtggtcttggcctcgacctcggccggtGGGGCCGCGTGTGCGGGAGAACGGCTACCAGTCGGTGTCTCGACCGGCTCCGGGAAACCCGTGGGGATGGATGAGTGAGAAGTCCTAGCGGGCGCATTGCGCAAGCCCAGGGGCTCGTTGCGATGACtggcgagaagaagaaccgAGCCTGGGAAATGTTAGTATTGGGCGGTTCTTACGATGGTGAGAGTCACAGGTATGCTTACCGGGCACTTCGATCGTCTTTGGGTCGTTGAGGACACCCATACTCCATTTGGGGATGCCGGCATGTTCGCCCTCTGTCCTATCGGCATTTTCCGGCTTGTTGCCAAAAACACCCCCAAAGCGGCTCTTCCAAGTCAGAACGCCCGCCATTCCTGCCGGTTTTGACAGTTTCCCGGCTCAAGAAGAGCAAGCTTGAGACTGTGTCGGTGTTGTGTCTGCTGACGATAACGCAAGAATGTTGCAGATTCTTTGCAAAGAGGTGGAAAAATAAGGGAGGCACGAGGACGGTCAAGTCAAGAGATGCCAAGACTTGGGGGCGAAGGTTAGACTGAAATTTGATCCCAAGTTCGGTCGGGCATGCCACGCATGCTTCTTTGAGATCAACCGTGCGTCCAGAAGATATAAGGTTGCAGGCGTCCCAGAGGCGGGACGAAGGAACCGAGAAAACGCGACAATGAACTCCCCCCTAGGAAATTTAAAATTTCAGCTGACGGGTGCGGAGCTATGCTGAACTCGAACCGGCGTCGTTGATGAGATGttggggaggaagagaacaAAGAGCgatggagaggagaagacgaaATGGACCAGAGATAGCGTCGCAACGGATCTGTCGACGGGCGGTGGGAGAGATGGCGTTGTATGTCAACAAACGAGCACTTCCAAAGGGGGCTTGTGGATGGCTTCTCCAGACTTCTATCCAGAGGCGTTCGGGGACCGTGCAGAGCGATGGCGTCAGAGTGCGAATGCGCCGTTGGACTCTGATTGAGTGAGTGACCGGAGTCGTGTCTCACGTAGGGCCAGGCGACTAGCAGAGCAAGGATGAACCTCGAGCTTTATGGCTTTATATGTGGTATGGCGAAAGGGGGCAGCCAAGGACTAGTAGCAATTCTACATAGTATGCTTGACACagccggaggggggagggacatGGGACGAAAGGAGATATCGGCAGGCCGATGTCAGGATTGGCCGGCCACCGAGTCAAGCGTCGAGCATAGGAAGACGCGGGATTCATGCTCCCGTCTTGCGTGTGTCGCCTCGGGCGGGTTCCGTGGGGAATttgagagaaagagatagATGTTCGTCCACTGGATAGACTCGGCAACCTTGACAGACGGGCAGGTGACCGGGTCTCGAAGACGCTATGGATGCAGTAGAAAGGAtgctcgaggaagaggcgggcGAGCAAGAGGCCACATGCACAAGTTGATGGTGTGCGCATCTCTGATCCTGGTCGCAGATTCAGGGACCCCTAAAAGCGAGGCTACTCAAGGACCTTTTTTTGCTGAGAGATGACTGGGCCAAGGCATCTTTGGGGCCCCACGCTTGTGTGCCCAGCCGTAGTGCAGTGTCCAAGGGTACATCTGTGCTCCGCTTGAAGAGTTGCGGAGTGGTGCGAGttggaagaggggggggggggcttgcgTGTCAATCAGCGGTCGAGAATAAGTGCCaggcggtgacgaggacggtGAACACCAACTCCGGGCAATGTCGAGCGCAGGTGATTCGAATGATGGCTTCCTCAAAGCAACCACGCTTGTACCTAACAGAATCGTCA from the Colletotrichum destructivum chromosome 10, complete sequence genome contains:
- a CDS encoding Putative major facilitator superfamily, MFS transporter superfamily, with amino-acid sequence MAGVLTWKSRFGGVFGNKPENADRTEGEHAGIPKWSMGVLNDPKTIEVPGSVLLLASHRNEPLGLRNAPARTSHSSIPTGFPEPVETPTGSRSPAHAAPPAEVEAKTTKDGIILNPQPEESANDPLNWPAWRRDCALLSLGFYCMVGGGMTPLLAAGFTNVAEDYHIETETVSLTTGLYMMGMGLGSVIFSPTAILYGKRPVYLFSAIIFIASSVWAALSPNFTSLILARIFQGISVSPVECLPSATIAEIFFLHERAFRIGIYTLLLLGGKNLVPLISAVVIQALGWRWVFWVVAMIVALCGVLLFFFVPETFWDRTPLPKSRKPSRRPSFGRRQSSRHQVPQVPADVNAAPADNVPQSPHHHKDLHVGFAPDPDQGARGNDDIEKQAGSASDSPNPAPAIRTSGTSGTPTSGSEYFAKAPAIESEKLPTRSSDVNSPPKALAYTHTLRHQPAKSFTEQLKPWNGRLNHDRWFKVMLRPFVLFAYPAVLWSSVVYALSVGWLIVVSESVALIYRNRESYNFDALQTGLVYLSPFVGGILGTAVAGKVSDIIVKSMARRNGGLYEPEFRLVMAAPVAITTVIGLMGFGWSAEERDHWIVPTVFFGLISFGCTLGSTTSITFCVDSYRQYAGEALVTLNFSKNIFHGLVFSLFVTHWLSDDGPKTVFIWLGVIQLIFLFFSIPMYMYGKRARMWTVRKNFMEKL
- a CDS encoding Putative alpha/beta hydrolase-3 → MDSLNHLILKEAPQLDPAWLVYEEANLRTPKTYASPLDRQPVYAGECRQLNARMLAPGAPYDHLSHVSTQQLAVPSSLDGFAIPILRLFNHSPEATPDDHGIVVVYYHGGGLCVGEADSEELSCRRIVHDFPGASVYSVGYRLMPAYPASTCVSDSLDAFAHVRSLHPLATKIILLGSSSGGQLAATVSQHAPRGSFHGVVLRCPVTSDGGSSLAFVPERLRHAYTSASPAFATSLLGVFGRAVPRDGLERMPLEAGDEELRGMPRTWVQVCSNDTLYSDGVCYAMALREAGIEVRVEVVTGWPHTFWLKAPGLTRAVEAEGEMVEGLRWVLEG